The DNA sequence GTCTCCACCGCTCTTGCTGTTATTTGAGTCCCCGCAACCTACCAGCACAGTTGTTGCTGCCATTGCTACACAAAGTAACACGCTTAAAAGTTTTTTCTTCATATCTTTTCCCTCCCATGAAAAAATTGTTCAATCGGTTGTTCTATAATCAAAGTTTACCAAATAATTATCTTGTTGTAAATGTATGTTTTTTCTATTTTTATCATTTTGTTTTTGTGTATTTTTTCTAAGATTTTTTCGTCATTTTCACTAGTTCTTTTCATTGCGCAATCGGTTGTCCCCTTAAAAACATGGTATTATTTCCATTTTTTCAAACAGTGGTTTGTTCTGGTAACGTTACCATTGCCACAAACACGTTATTCTTTTTTGTTTATTATTCTATTTTTTTACCTTTAGTAAATTTTTACTCATTTTCACCCATGCTTTTTACTAAACTTTCACACTTGCAAGGTGCGCATAAAAAAAGACCACTGTACCTCTACAGTGATCTTTTACTTTTACTATTTGGTGGATTCCTTTAATATTACTTCATACCCTAGTAACGTTCGTCTCGCTACCTTTTTTCCTTCTATCATATCCAGCACTGTCCGGCAAGCTGTCATTCCAAGTTCCCTTACATTAAAGGAAAGAGATGTAATGGAAGGCATATGATTCTCCAATACCGAGCTATCATAAAAAGAGGCTACCTTCATATCTTCCGGTACTCTGATATTTTCCTTTCGTAGTTTATTCAATACTTGCATGCATACAGCATCGTCCAGACACACAATACAATCCACATCCGCACCCAGAAGTTTTTCAACAGCCCGCTCTATCATAGCCTCTCTGTCTGCATTTACATGTATAATACTCTTATCTACTGTAAGCCCGGCATTCTCATACGCTTCTATGTATCCCTGCAAACGACTTTGAGTTACTACATGAGATTCAATTCCGCCTACAATCCCAATTCGTTGCATTTTTTTCATCAAAAGAATAGAAATCAACTCTCGGCAAGCATTCTTATGATCGTTGTCTACCTGAATCACTTCAGGATAATTTGTACTTCCTATTGTTACAAAAGGAATTCCTGTTTTCTTCAAATATTCTACACTTTGATCTTTGGTAAAGGTACGCATAAGAATGATACCATCAACTTTATGATTTTCCACCATACGCATCAATTGTGTATTTTCGTTTTCTCTTCCCATGGTCAGTAAAATATCATAGTCCATACTTACCGCAACTTCACTAATTCCCATAAGACATGTTTGAAAAAATGGCAAATCCACCAGTGTATAATCCTCCGGCAATACGACACCAATATTATACGTCTTTAACTGTGCCAATCCCTTTGCCAAAGCATTTGGTTTATAATTATGCTCTTTTATATAAGTCAAAACCCTTTCCCTTGTCTCAGCTCCGATTCTTCCTTTTCCTGAAATAGCTCTGGAAACCGTAGTTTTCGACACCCCTAACGCTTCTGCCACATCAGAAATCGTAATTTTTTTCTCATTTTCCTTTTGATGCTCCATACCTACTCTCTACTCCTTCGATATTCTATAACCCACTTTCCAATGTTGCTATAATTTTCTCCGCCTCTGTAAGTACTGTATAATTTGTTACTTTTGCTTTTGCTGCATCTGATAATGCATCATACTGTCTTCGTATTTCCTGCACAATTCCCTTCTTGTCCAAAGTGATTGCCTGATTTACCAAATTATTATTAATCGCATCAA is a window from the Roseburia sp. 499 genome containing:
- a CDS encoding LacI family DNA-binding transcriptional regulator, which produces MEHQKENEKKITISDVAEALGVSKTTVSRAISGKGRIGAETRERVLTYIKEHNYKPNALAKGLAQLKTYNIGVVLPEDYTLVDLPFFQTCLMGISEVAVSMDYDILLTMGRENENTQLMRMVENHKVDGIILMRTFTKDQSVEYLKKTGIPFVTIGSTNYPEVIQVDNDHKNACRELISILLMKKMQRIGIVGGIESHVVTQSRLQGYIEAYENAGLTVDKSIIHVNADREAMIERAVEKLLGADVDCIVCLDDAVCMQVLNKLRKENIRVPEDMKVASFYDSSVLENHMPSITSLSFNVRELGMTACRTVLDMIEGKKVARRTLLGYEVILKESTK